One window from the genome of Cyclobacterium amurskyense encodes:
- a CDS encoding KTSC domain-containing protein, whose amino-acid sequence MKRINEYKKLFGVEKEIELTTLKKTYRDLVKMWHPDKFQNGDPLQVEAELQSRRIIDGYHFLVSIAPETVAANSEAYTETINNAGIADYWHKGMLLEITFMDGSTYEYFGVTKQVYQKMINSDKVNRFAKRNIYPKYVFRKTKKSLETA is encoded by the coding sequence ATGAAGCGCATAAACGAATACAAAAAACTCTTCGGAGTTGAAAAGGAAATCGAATTGACGACCTTGAAAAAGACTTACCGTGATTTAGTTAAGATGTGGCATCCTGACAAATTTCAAAATGGTGATCCTTTACAGGTAGAAGCAGAATTGCAAAGCCGTAGAATTATTGATGGTTATCATTTTTTGGTGAGTATAGCACCTGAGACTGTAGCTGCAAATTCTGAAGCATATACAGAAACCATCAATAACGCTGGAATTGCTGATTATTGGCACAAGGGGATGTTGTTGGAAATCACTTTTATGGATGGGTCTACTTACGAGTACTTCGGTGTGACCAAACAAGTCTATCAAAAAATGATTAATAGTGATAAGGTAAATCGTTTTGCTAAACGAAATATTTATCCAAAATACGTCTTTAGAAAAACCAAGAAAAGTTTGGAAACTGCTTAA
- a CDS encoding Gfo/Idh/MocA family protein, which yields MTKKTLGIGMVGARYGARMHHANYMSLTPGLVEIRGVCSLTLESATSFAQDIGVAFVTTELDELLAREDIDVIDICTPPASHHEIAIKAAEAGKHIIMEKPLTGYFGEPGDPEPIGFHVARSKMKAGASKNAEAVREAVRSNKVLFCYAENWVYAPPIVKMRNLIAASKGSVLELRAEENHSGSNSVFSKEWKYMGGGALLRMGAHAVGACLYLKQWEGQQRRGKSILPVSVMADTADLIHTEASENAKKANAHQWISSDPVDVEDWANVVIRFDDGSRATVLVSDVGLGGLNTRVTAYMTDGVIKANMTANDVIETYAVDPGTFASENFTEKLETKAGWNRPSCDEDWFRGFSLEIEDFIYAIHEGREPRSGIDLAVDVVNVIYAAYQSAEEGKVIQLK from the coding sequence ATGACTAAGAAAACACTAGGAATAGGGATGGTAGGCGCAAGGTATGGTGCGCGCATGCACCATGCGAATTACATGAGTTTAACTCCCGGACTAGTTGAAATTAGGGGTGTCTGTTCATTGACATTAGAAAGTGCAACTTCTTTCGCTCAGGACATTGGCGTTGCCTTTGTTACGACTGAATTAGACGAGTTGCTGGCCCGAGAAGACATTGATGTCATTGATATATGTACTCCACCAGCCTCGCATCATGAGATTGCCATAAAAGCTGCTGAAGCAGGAAAGCACATAATCATGGAAAAACCCCTAACTGGCTATTTTGGCGAACCTGGAGATCCTGAACCTATTGGTTTTCATGTTGCTCGGTCGAAAATGAAAGCTGGGGCAAGCAAAAATGCAGAAGCAGTAAGAGAGGCAGTTCGTTCCAATAAAGTGCTTTTTTGTTATGCTGAAAATTGGGTTTATGCACCACCAATTGTGAAAATGCGTAATTTGATAGCAGCATCTAAAGGATCCGTCCTGGAATTAAGAGCTGAAGAAAATCATTCCGGTTCCAATTCGGTTTTTTCCAAAGAATGGAAATACATGGGAGGAGGCGCTTTACTAAGAATGGGGGCCCATGCTGTAGGTGCCTGTCTGTACCTCAAACAATGGGAAGGACAACAACGAAGAGGAAAAAGCATATTGCCTGTTTCTGTAATGGCTGACACTGCCGATTTGATTCATACAGAAGCTTCCGAAAATGCCAAGAAGGCCAATGCACATCAATGGATTAGTTCCGATCCAGTAGATGTAGAAGACTGGGCCAATGTAGTAATTCGCTTTGATGATGGATCCAGGGCAACCGTATTGGTCAGCGATGTAGGTTTAGGTGGTCTCAACACACGAGTTACTGCATATATGACAGATGGAGTCATTAAGGCCAATATGACAGCTAATGATGTTATAGAAACCTACGCTGTAGATCCAGGAACCTTTGCTAGTGAAAACTTTACGGAAAAATTAGAAACCAAAGCAGGCTGGAATCGTCCAAGTTGTGATGAGGATTGGTTTCGTGGATTTTCACTGGAAATAGAAGACTTCATTTATGCTATACATGAAGGTCGGGAACCGCGTTCAGGTATTGATTTAGCAGTGGATGTAGTGAATGTAATCTATGCCGCTTATCAGTCAGCAGAAGAAGGCAAAGTGATTCAATTAAAATAA